In the genome of Streptococcus oralis, one region contains:
- a CDS encoding preprotein translocase subunit SecY translates to MKHFGLKKQKRTSIFFRRAIFTILIIAIYLLGRHILLPGYNGNTGFSQITEQNPLAYLYSLAGVDVSQISMFSLGLGPWITTMIVWQVINLNKSWNIQSWSLKKADFVQKILTLIFSVLQGIAVMYTARSENGRFLLLVDDWIYNMAVLATVVAGSFVIIWLAGLNVSKGVGGQTIIIISGILLQFANQLVVLIGQSVFSKEGLAFLVGAAISFLLLGYIAVVCERAEIRLPLNRVMLSSRYYGKSYLPIKFLPSGGMPIMYASSVIMLLQLVLDWFGHGFTKNFGSLFDFTKPLSLAFYLLAIYLLAILFAYINLEPEETAKRLQRQGEYLDYIQPGKATLKVLKHYISLQSNVGALYLIVFIGLPYFINFFLPLPNLLLTIPSTLIILVSMLLPLHEEIRILRIGTYYHKELEFKGE, encoded by the coding sequence ATGAAACATTTCGGTCTTAAGAAACAGAAACGAACAAGTATTTTTTTCCGAAGAGCAATTTTTACAATTTTGATCATTGCGATCTATTTACTTGGTCGCCATATTTTACTTCCAGGATACAATGGCAATACAGGTTTTTCGCAAATAACTGAGCAAAATCCCTTGGCCTATTTGTATTCTTTGGCAGGAGTAGATGTCTCTCAGATTTCCATGTTTTCTCTGGGATTAGGTCCATGGATTACGACGATGATTGTCTGGCAGGTCATCAACTTGAATAAAAGTTGGAATATCCAGTCCTGGTCATTGAAAAAAGCGGATTTTGTGCAAAAGATTCTCACTTTAATTTTTTCCGTGTTACAAGGGATAGCTGTTATGTACACGGCTCGTTCGGAAAATGGACGCTTTTTGCTTCTTGTAGATGATTGGATTTATAATATGGCTGTACTAGCAACTGTTGTAGCAGGAAGCTTTGTTATTATCTGGTTGGCTGGTTTGAATGTTAGCAAGGGAGTAGGCGGGCAGACAATTATTATTATTTCAGGAATTCTGCTACAATTTGCTAACCAATTAGTGGTATTGATAGGACAATCTGTTTTTTCTAAAGAAGGATTAGCCTTTCTAGTAGGTGCGGCGATCTCATTTTTGCTCTTGGGCTATATCGCTGTGGTCTGCGAGAGAGCTGAAATTCGTTTGCCTCTAAATCGAGTCATGTTAAGTAGTCGTTACTATGGCAAATCTTACCTCCCTATCAAATTTCTTCCCTCTGGGGGAATGCCTATTATGTATGCCTCGAGTGTTATTATGTTGCTTCAGTTGGTATTAGACTGGTTTGGACATGGTTTTACAAAAAATTTTGGTAGTTTATTTGACTTTACAAAACCCCTAAGTTTAGCCTTTTACCTGCTTGCTATCTATCTTCTTGCAATTTTATTTGCCTATATCAACTTAGAACCAGAAGAAACAGCGAAACGTTTACAACGTCAAGGAGAATACCTAGATTATATCCAGCCTGGGAAAGCAACTTTAAAAGTTTTGAAACATTACATTTCCTTACAATCTAACGTAGGAGCACTCTACCTGATCGTTTTTATTGGTTTACCCTATTTCATTAATTTCTTCCTACCTCTTCCAAATTTGCTTTTGACTATACCAAGTACATTGATCATTTTAGTCAGTATGCTCTTGCCTTTGCATGAAGAAATACGTATCTTGAGAATTGGGACTTACTACCACAAAGAATTAGAATTTAAAGGAGAATAG
- the bgaA gene encoding LPXTG-anchored adhesin/beta-galactosidase BgaA gives MEKGHWNRKIVYSIRKFAVGACSVMIGTCAVLFGGSVIGESPVFADETPIAHTVEQAKEESPAVEEKEDQAVAEHKDTASVDQSQAAPIEASKPEVKEEEPVAPKEEKASLKPEETAPKVESQVSSQEKPVKEDLKAATNEEVNQMIEDRKVNFNQNWHFKLNANPKEAVKSDADVSTWQKLDLPHDWSIFNDFDHQSPAQNEGGQLNGGEAWYRKTFKLDEKDLKKNVRLTFDGVYMDSQVYVNGQLVGHYPNGYNQFSYDITKYLHKDGRENVIAVHAVNKQPSSRWYSGSGIYRDVTLQVTDKVHVEKNGTTILTPKLEEQQHGKVETHVASKIVNTDDKDHELVAEYQIVERGGQAVTGLVRTASRTLKAHESTSLDAILEVEQPKLWTVLNDKPALYELITRVYRDGQLVDAKKDLFGYRYYHWTPNEGFSLNGERIKFHGVSLHHDHGALGAEENYKAEYRRLKQMKEMGVNAIRTTHNPASPQTLQIAAELGLLVQEEAFDTWYGGKKPYDYGRFFEKDATHPEARKGEKWSDYDLRTMVERDKNNPAVFMWSIGNEIGEANGDAHSLATVKRLVKVIKDVDKTRYVTMGADKFRFGDGSGGHEKIAEELDAVGFNYSEDNYKKLRAKHPKWLIYGSETSSATRTRGSYYRPERELKHSNGPERNYEQSDYGNDRVGWGKTATDSWTFDRDNAGYAGQFIWTGTDYIGEPTPWHNQNQTPVKSSYFGIVDTAGIPKHDFYLYQSQWVSAKKKPMVHLLPHWNWENRELASKVEDADGKIPVRAYSNAASVELFLNGQSLGVKTFNKKQTSDGRTYQEGANAKELYLEWKVAYQPGTLEAVARDEAGKEIARDKITTAGQPAGVRLVKEEHAIAADGKDLTYIYYEIVDSQGNVVPTANNLVRFQLHGQGQLVGVDNGEQASRERYKAQPDGSWIRRAFNGKGVAIVKSTEQAGKFTLTAHSDLLKSGQVTVFTGKKEGQEKTVLGTEVPKVRTVIEKEPKMPKTVAFVYSDGSREKRPVTWSPVDVSQAGVVTVKGMADGREVEARVEVLAIAKELPTVKRVAPGTDLNAVDKYVSIAVTDGSVQEYEVDNWEIAEADKAKLSVAGSRIQMTGQLGGETVHATLVVEEGNPTAPVVPTVSVGGEAVTGLTSQHPMQYRTLAYGAQLPEVTASAENATVTVLQASAANGMRASIYVQPKDGGPLQTYAIQFLEEAPKIDHLSLQVEQADGLKEDQTVKLSVRAQYQDGTQAVLPADKVTFSTSGEGEVAVRKGMLELHKPGTVTLKAEYEGATGQIDLTIQANTEKKVAQSIRPVNVVTDLHQEPSLPATVTVEYDKGFPKAHKVTWQAIPKEKLDHYQTFEVLGKVEGLDLEARAKVSVEGIVSVEEVSVTTPIAEAPQLPESVRTYDSNGHVSSAKVTWDAIQSDQYAKEGVFTVTGRLEGTQLTTKLHVRVSAQTEQGANISDQWTGSELPLAFASDSNPSDPVSNVNDKLISFNDRPANRWTNWNRSNPEASVGVLFGDSGILSKRSVDNLSVGFHEDHGVGVPKSYVIEYYVGKTVPTAPKNPSFVGEENHAFNDPANWKEVSNLKAPAQLKAGEMNHFSFDKVETYAVRIRMVRLDSKKGTSITEVQIFAKQVAAARQGQTRIQVDGKDLANFNPDLTDYYLESADGKVPAVTASVSNNGLATVVPSVREGEPVRVIAKAENGDILGEYRLHFTSNKDLLSRKPVATAKQARLLQLGQPLELPTKVSVYFTGKDGYETKDLAVEWEEVPAEKLTKAGQFTVRGHVLGSDLVTEFTVRVTDKLGEALSNNPNYDENSNQAFASATNDIDPSSHDRVDYINDGDHNENRRWTNWSPTPSSNPEVSAGVIFRKNGKIVERTVAQAKLHFFADSGTDAPSKLVLERYIGPDFEVPTYYSNYQAYDAAHPFNNPDNWEAVPYRADKDIEAGDEINVTFKAVKAKAMRWRMERKADKSGVAMIEMTFLAPSELPQESTASKILVDGKELPDFAENRQDYQITYKGQRPKVSVEESNQVASTVVDSRDDNLPVLVRLVSESGKQVKEYRIQLIKEKPVSEKTAPAIQEENPSLEVVEKELAFQTVEKEDPSLYVGESRVAQEGQVGKERILTSVSPDGTREEKLREVIQAPINQVLLDGTKRGTAQPLDGAAGLVHEKPELLVEEEAIDFQAQERKTDKLYVGESRVLQEGQKGIRVHLVEVENGKRTSKETFDKIVAQDRIVEVGTKRGTAQPLDGVKDLVHHKPELLVEEEEVDFQVQERKNDKLPVGQTRVIQEGQKGVRVHLIEVDNGKRTLKETFDKVASQDRIVEVGTAVAQEEPNPQVSVNPDAHQLAQTGAQTQEEKVTQTEKGHLPNTGSESQVSALAAGLALLGLGAGLAATTRKKED, from the coding sequence ATGGAAAAAGGCCATTGGAATCGTAAAATAGTCTACAGCATTCGTAAGTTTGCCGTAGGAGCTTGCTCTGTCATGATTGGAACCTGTGCGGTTCTATTTGGAGGAAGTGTCATTGGAGAATCACCAGTTTTCGCGGATGAAACTCCTATCGCCCACACTGTGGAACAAGCAAAAGAGGAAAGTCCGGCAGTGGAGGAAAAAGAAGATCAAGCCGTAGCAGAGCACAAGGATACTGCAAGTGTCGACCAGAGTCAAGCTGCTCCAATTGAAGCAAGCAAACCAGAGGTGAAAGAAGAGGAACCTGTAGCTCCAAAAGAGGAGAAAGCATCTCTAAAACCTGAAGAAACTGCTCCAAAGGTAGAATCTCAAGTTTCAAGTCAAGAAAAGCCTGTCAAGGAAGATTTGAAAGCTGCGACAAATGAAGAAGTGAATCAAATGATTGAAGATAGAAAAGTGAATTTTAATCAAAATTGGCACTTTAAACTCAATGCGAATCCTAAAGAAGCTGTGAAATCAGATGCCGATGTATCAACATGGCAAAAATTGGACCTTCCACACGACTGGAGTATCTTTAACGATTTTGACCATCAATCACCTGCTCAAAACGAAGGTGGACAGCTCAATGGTGGTGAAGCTTGGTATCGTAAGACCTTTAAACTTGATGAAAAAGACCTCAAGAAGAATGTTCGTTTGACTTTTGACGGTGTCTACATGGATTCTCAAGTCTATGTCAATGGCCAGTTAGTGGGACATTATCCAAATGGTTATAACCAGTTCTCATACGATATCACCAAATACCTTCACAAAGATGGTCGTGAGAATGTGATTGCTGTCCATGCGGTTAACAAACAACCAAGTAGCCGTTGGTACTCAGGTAGTGGTATCTACCGTGATGTGACCTTGCAAGTGACAGATAAGGTTCATGTTGAGAAAAATGGGACAACCATCTTAACGCCAAAACTTGAAGAACAGCAACATGGCAAGGTTGAAACTCATGTGGCTAGCAAAATCGTCAATACAGATGATAAAGACCATGAACTAGTGGCAGAATATCAAATCGTTGAACGCGGTGGTCAGGCAGTGACAGGTTTGGTTCGTACAGCGAGTCGTACCTTGAAAGCACATGAATCAACAAGCCTTGATGCGATTTTAGAAGTTGAACAACCAAAACTCTGGACAGTTTTAAATGATAAACCTGCCTTGTACGAATTGATTACGCGTGTTTACCGTGACGGTCAATTAGTCGATGCTAAGAAAGATTTGTTTGGTTACCGTTATTATCATTGGACTCCAAATGAAGGTTTCTCTTTGAATGGTGAACGCATTAAATTCCATGGTGTTTCCTTGCACCATGACCACGGAGCGCTTGGAGCAGAAGAAAATTATAAGGCAGAATACCGTCGTCTCAAACAAATGAAGGAGATGGGCGTTAACGCCATCCGTACAACTCATAACCCTGCAAGTCCACAGACCTTGCAAATCGCAGCAGAACTTGGTTTGCTCGTTCAGGAAGAGGCCTTTGATACTTGGTATGGTGGTAAGAAACCTTATGACTACGGACGTTTCTTTGAAAAAGATGCTACTCACCCAGAAGCTAGAAAAGGTGAAAAATGGTCTGACTATGATCTTCGTACCATGGTCGAAAGAGACAAAAATAACCCAGCTGTCTTCATGTGGTCTATCGGAAATGAAATCGGTGAAGCCAACGGTGATGCACACTCACTTGCAACGGTTAAACGCTTAGTAAAAGTGATTAAAGATGTTGATAAGACTCGTTATGTTACCATGGGAGCAGATAAGTTCCGCTTTGGAGATGGTAGTGGTGGTCATGAGAAGATTGCCGAAGAACTTGATGCAGTTGGTTTCAACTACTCAGAAGACAACTACAAGAAACTTCGTGCGAAACATCCAAAATGGTTGATTTACGGTTCAGAAACATCTTCAGCAACCCGTACACGTGGTAGCTATTATCGCCCTGAACGTGAGTTGAAACATAGTAACGGACCTGAACGTAACTACGAACAGTCTGACTATGGCAATGACCGAGTTGGCTGGGGTAAAACGGCAACAGATTCATGGACTTTTGACCGTGACAATGCTGGCTATGCTGGACAGTTTATCTGGACTGGTACGGACTATATCGGTGAGCCTACACCATGGCACAACCAAAACCAAACTCCCGTTAAGAGCTCTTATTTTGGAATCGTAGATACAGCTGGTATTCCAAAACATGACTTCTATCTCTACCAAAGCCAATGGGTTTCTGCCAAGAAGAAACCAATGGTACACCTTCTTCCTCACTGGAACTGGGAAAATAGAGAATTGGCATCGAAAGTTGAAGATGCAGACGGAAAAATCCCAGTTCGTGCCTACTCTAACGCTGCAAGCGTAGAATTGTTCTTGAACGGTCAATCTCTCGGCGTTAAGACCTTCAACAAAAAACAAACCAGCGATGGTCGTACCTACCAAGAAGGTGCCAATGCCAAGGAACTCTATCTTGAGTGGAAGGTTGCGTACCAACCAGGTACCTTGGAAGCTGTAGCTCGCGATGAAGCTGGAAAAGAAATTGCACGTGATAAGATCACTACTGCAGGCCAACCAGCAGGTGTTCGCCTCGTCAAGGAAGAACATGCAATCGCAGCAGATGGAAAAGACTTGACCTACATCTACTACGAAATCGTTGACAGTCAAGGAAATGTAGTGCCAACTGCCAATAATTTGGTTCGTTTCCAATTGCATGGACAAGGTCAACTGGTAGGTGTTGATAATGGGGAACAAGCCAGCCGTGAACGCTATAAGGCGCAACCAGATGGTTCTTGGATTCGCAGAGCCTTTAACGGTAAAGGTGTTGCCATTGTCAAATCAACTGAACAAGCAGGTAAATTTACACTGACAGCTCATTCAGATCTCTTGAAATCTGGTCAAGTAACAGTCTTTACTGGTAAGAAAGAAGGACAAGAAAAGACAGTTCTAGGAACAGAGGTACCAAAAGTACGTACTGTTATCGAGAAAGAACCAAAAATGCCGAAGACCGTAGCTTTTGTCTACAGTGATGGCAGTCGTGAAAAACGTCCAGTAACATGGTCTCCTGTAGATGTAAGCCAAGCTGGAGTTGTGACTGTTAAAGGTATGGCAGATGGACGTGAGGTAGAGGCTCGTGTCGAGGTTCTAGCAATTGCGAAAGAACTACCAACTGTTAAACGTGTTGCTCCAGGAACAGACTTGAATGCTGTTGATAAATACGTTTCTATCGCTGTAACAGATGGAAGCGTTCAAGAATACGAAGTTGATAACTGGGAGATTGCGGAAGCAGATAAAGCTAAACTTTCAGTTGCAGGATCACGTATTCAAATGACTGGCCAACTAGGAGGCGAAACCGTTCATGCTACTCTTGTGGTAGAAGAAGGAAATCCAACTGCACCTGTAGTGCCAACTGTAAGTGTTGGTGGTGAAGCCGTTACAGGCCTCACTAGTCAACATCCAATGCAATACCGCACTCTTGCTTATGGTGCCCAATTGCCAGAAGTCACAGCAAGTGCTGAAAATGCAACTGTTACAGTCCTTCAAGCAAGTGCAGCAAACGGTATGCGTGCAAGCATCTATGTTCAACCAAAAGATGGTGGTCCTCTTCAAACATACGCAATTCAGTTCCTTGAAGAAGCACCGAAAATTGACCACTTGAGCTTACAAGTAGAGCAAGCTGACGGTCTCAAAGAAGACCAAACAGTCAAATTGTCTGTTCGGGCTCAATATCAGGACGGAACGCAAGCAGTTTTACCAGCTGATAAAGTGACCTTCTCTACAAGTGGTGAAGGGGAAGTCGCAGTTCGTAAAGGAATGCTTGAGTTACATAAACCAGGAACAGTCACACTCAAAGCAGAATATGAGGGGGCTACAGGTCAAATCGATCTCACGATCCAGGCCAATACTGAGAAAAAAGTAGCCCAATCTATCCGTCCAGTAAACGTAGTAACAGACTTGCATCAGGAACCAAGTCTTCCAGCAACAGTAACGGTTGAGTATGACAAAGGTTTCCCTAAAGCCCACAAAGTCACTTGGCAAGCCATTCCAAAAGAAAAACTCGACCACTATCAAACCTTTGAAGTTCTAGGTAAAGTTGAAGGTCTTGATCTTGAAGCGCGTGCTAAAGTATCTGTAGAAGGTATCGTTTCAGTTGAAGAAGTTAGTGTGACGACCCCAATCGCAGAAGCACCGCAATTACCAGAAAGTGTTCGTACCTACGATTCAAATGGTCACGTTTCATCAGCTAAGGTTACATGGGATGCGATTCAATCAGACCAATACGCTAAGGAAGGTGTCTTTACCGTCACTGGTCGCCTAGAAGGTACGCAATTAACTACCAAACTTCATGTTCGTGTGTCTGCTCAAACTGAGCAGGGGGCAAACATTTCTGACCAATGGACAGGTTCAGAATTGCCACTTGCCTTTGCTTCAGACTCAAATCCGAGCGACCCTGTTTCAAACGTCAACGATAAATTGATTTCCTTTAATGACCGCCCAGCTAACCGTTGGACAAACTGGAACCGTAGTAATCCAGAAGCTTCAGTCGGTGTTCTATTTGGAGATTCAGGTATCTTGAGCAAACGTTCCGTTGATAATCTAAGTGTCGGATTCCACGAAGACCACGGAGTTGGTGTACCGAAGTCTTATGTGATTGAATATTATGTCGGTAAGACCGTTCCAACCGCCCCTAAAAACCCTAGCTTTGTAGGTGAGGAAAACCATGCCTTTAATGATCCTGCAAACTGGAAAGAGGTAAGCAATCTCAAAGCACCAGCTCAACTCAAGGCTGGAGAAATGAATCATTTCAGCTTTGATAAAGTTGAGACCTATGCGGTTCGCATTCGTATGGTTCGACTTGATAGCAAGAAAGGAACTTCTATCACAGAAGTACAAATCTTTGCGAAACAAGTTGCAGCAGCCAGACAAGGACAAACAAGGATCCAAGTTGACGGCAAAGATTTAGCAAACTTCAACCCTGATTTGACAGACTACTACCTTGAGTCTGCAGATGGAAAAGTTCCTGCAGTAACGGCAAGTGTTAGCAACAATGGTCTCGCGACTGTTGTTCCAAGCGTTCGTGAAGGTGAGCCAGTTCGTGTTATCGCGAAGGCTGAAAATGGCGACATCCTAGGAGAATACCGTCTACACTTTACAAGCAATAAAGACTTGCTCTCTCGTAAACCAGTTGCCACGGCCAAACAAGCTCGCTTGTTGCAACTAGGGCAACCTCTTGAATTGCCAACTAAGGTTTCTGTTTACTTCACAGGTAAAGACGGTTACGAAACAAAAGACTTGGCAGTGGAATGGGAAGAAGTTCCAGCAGAAAAGCTGACAAAAGCAGGTCAATTTACCGTTCGAGGCCATGTTCTTGGTAGTGACCTTGTTACTGAGTTTACTGTACGAGTGACAGACAAACTTGGTGAGGCTCTCTCAAACAACCCTAACTATGATGAAAACAGTAACCAAGCCTTTGCTTCTGCAACCAATGATATTGATCCAAGTTCACATGACCGTGTAGACTATATCAATGATGGAGACCACAATGAAAATCGTCGTTGGACAAACTGGTCTCCAACACCATCTTCTAATCCAGAAGTATCAGCAGGTGTAATCTTCCGTAAAAATGGCAAGATTGTCGAACGGACTGTTGCGCAAGCCAAACTCCACTTCTTTGCAGATAGTGGTACGGATGCACCATCTAAACTTGTTTTGGAACGCTATATCGGTCCAGACTTTGAAGTGCCTACCTACTATTCAAACTATCAAGCCTACGATGCAGCCCATCCATTCAACAATCCAGATAACTGGGAAGCTGTTCCTTATCGTGCGGATAAAGACATTGAAGCTGGTGATGAAATCAACGTAACATTTAAAGCTGTGAAAGCCAAAGCTATGAGATGGCGTATGGAGCGTAAAGCAGACAAGAGCGGTGTTGCGATGATTGAGATGACCTTCCTTGCACCAAGCGAACTGCCTCAAGAAAGCACTGCATCTAAGATTCTAGTAGATGGGAAAGAACTTCCTGATTTCGCTGAAAATCGTCAAGACTATCAAATCACCTATAAAGGTCAACGTCCAAAAGTCTCAGTCGAGGAAAGCAATCAAGTAGCTTCAACAGTTGTTGATAGCAGAGACGATAACCTTCCAGTACTTGTTCGCCTCGTTTCAGAAAGTGGAAAACAAGTTAAGGAATACCGTATCCAGTTGATCAAGGAAAAACCAGTTTCTGAGAAAACAGCCCCTGCTATTCAAGAAGAGAATCCAAGTCTTGAGGTTGTCGAAAAGGAACTTGCCTTCCAAACTGTTGAAAAAGAAGATCCAAGTCTATATGTAGGTGAAAGTCGTGTGGCTCAAGAAGGACAAGTTGGTAAGGAACGCATTCTTACATCTGTTAGTCCAGACGGAACTCGTGAAGAGAAACTCCGTGAAGTGATCCAGGCACCTATTAACCAGGTTCTTCTCGATGGAACTAAGCGAGGTACAGCCCAACCACTTGATGGAGCTGCAGGTTTAGTTCATGAAAAACCAGAACTTCTGGTTGAAGAAGAGGCAATTGATTTCCAAGCTCAAGAACGTAAGACTGACAAACTTTATGTGGGTGAAAGTCGTGTTCTTCAAGAAGGTCAAAAAGGTATTCGTGTCCACCTAGTAGAAGTCGAAAACGGTAAGCGTACATCGAAAGAAACCTTTGATAAGATAGTTGCGCAAGATCGTATCGTGGAAGTAGGAACTAAGCGAGGTACGGCTCAACCGCTTGATGGTGTCAAAGATTTGGTTCATCACAAGCCAGAGCTCCTAGTGGAAGAAGAGGAAGTTGATTTCCAAGTTCAAGAACGTAAGAACGATAAACTTCCAGTAGGGCAAACTCGTGTGATCCAAGAAGGCCAAAAAGGTGTACGTGTTCATCTCATCGAAGTGGACAATGGGAAACGCACTCTAAAGGAAACCTTTGATAAGGTAGCATCGCAAGATCGCATTGTGGAAGTGGGAACCGCTGTAGCACAAGAAGAACCAAATCCACAAGTTTCTGTCAATCCAGATGCGCACCAACTGGCTCAAACGGGAGCACAAACTCAAGAAGAAAAAGTGACACAAACTGAAAAAGGTCACCTTCCAAATACAGGAAGTGAGTCTCAGGTGTCAGCTTTAGCAGCAGGATTGGCTCTCTTGGGCTTAGGTGCAGGCCTTGCAGCTACTACTCGCAAAAAAGAAGATTAA
- a CDS encoding SDR family NAD(P)-dependent oxidoreductase, with amino-acid sequence MSTILITGASGGLAQEMVKLLPDDQLILLGRNKEKLLELYGNHPRVELIEIDITDDSALEDLVADLYLRYGKIDVLINNAGYGIFEEFDQISDQDIHQMFKVNTFALMNLSRRLGARMKESRKGHIINIVSMAGLIATSKSSLYSATKFAAIGFSNALRLELMPYGVYVTTVNPGPIRTAFFNQADPDGSYLKSVDRFLLEPDAVARKIVKTIGKNKRELNLPVLLNLAHKFYTLFPKLADKLAGGVFNYK; translated from the coding sequence ATGTCTACAATTCTCATTACAGGTGCCAGTGGTGGTCTAGCCCAAGAAATGGTCAAACTCTTGCCAGATGACCAACTCATCTTACTAGGTAGAAACAAGGAAAAACTGTTGGAGCTATATGGAAATCATCCCCGTGTAGAATTGATTGAAATCGATATTACTGATGACTCAGCCCTAGAAGATCTGGTAGCTGACCTCTATCTCCGTTATGGCAAGATTGATGTCTTAATTAACAACGCTGGCTATGGAATTTTTGAGGAATTTGACCAGATTTCTGATCAAGATATTCACCAGATGTTTAAGGTCAATACCTTTGCTTTGATGAATCTGTCTCGTCGTCTTGGAGCTCGCATGAAGGAAAGCCGAAAGGGGCATATTATCAATATCGTCAGTATGGCAGGTTTGATAGCGACTAGCAAGTCCAGTCTCTACTCAGCGACAAAGTTTGCAGCGATTGGATTTTCAAACGCTCTGCGCCTCGAACTCATGCCCTATGGTGTTTATGTGACGACAGTCAATCCAGGACCGATTCGTACTGCCTTTTTTAACCAGGCAGACCCGGATGGCAGCTACCTCAAGTCTGTTGATCGCTTTCTCTTGGAACCAGATGCAGTCGCTAGAAAGATTGTCAAAACCATAGGAAAAAACAAAAGAGAACTCAATCTCCCAGTTTTGTTGAACCTAGCCCATAAGTTTTATACTCTCTTTCCTAAGCTAGCTGATAAGTTGGCAGGGGGAGTCTTTAATTATAAGTAA
- the rnz gene encoding ribonuclease Z — protein sequence MDIQFLGTGAGQPSKARNVSSLALKLLDEINEVWLFDCGEGTQNRILETTIRPRKVSKIFITHLHGDHIFGLPGFLSSRAFQANEEQTDLDIYGPQGIKSFVLTSLRVSGSRLPYRIRFHEFDQDSLGKILETDKFTVYAEELDHTIFCVGYRVMQKDLEGTLDAEKLKAAGVPFGPLFGKIKNGQDVVLEDGTEIKAADYISAPRPGKIITILGDTRKTNVSVRLAVNADVLVHESTYGKGDEKIARNHGHSTNMQAAQVAAEAGAKRLLLNHISARFLSKDISQLKKDAATVFENVHVVKDLEEVEI from the coding sequence ATGGATATTCAATTTTTAGGAACAGGGGCTGGTCAGCCCTCTAAAGCCCGCAACGTCTCTAGTCTCGCTCTGAAACTCTTGGACGAGATTAACGAAGTTTGGCTCTTTGACTGTGGAGAAGGAACGCAAAATCGTATTCTGGAAACCACGATTCGACCACGTAAGGTCAGCAAAATCTTTATCACCCACCTGCATGGAGACCACATTTTTGGTTTACCAGGTTTTCTCTCCAGCCGTGCTTTTCAGGCTAATGAAGAGCAGACAGATTTGGACATTTATGGGCCGCAAGGGATCAAGTCATTTGTCTTAACCAGCCTTCGTGTGTCAGGTTCTCGCCTGCCTTACCGTATTCGTTTTCATGAATTTGACCAAGATTCCCTTGGGAAAATCCTTGAGACCGATAAATTCACTGTGTATGCAGAGGAGCTGGACCACACTATTTTCTGTGTCGGCTATCGTGTCATGCAAAAGGATCTAGAAGGGACCTTGGATGCTGAGAAACTCAAGGCTGCTGGTGTCCCATTTGGCCCGCTCTTTGGAAAAATCAAAAACGGGCAAGATGTTGTTCTAGAAGATGGCACCGAGATCAAGGCAGCAGACTATATCTCAGCACCACGACCTGGTAAGATTATTACTATTCTGGGTGACACCCGAAAAACCAATGTCAGTGTGCGTCTGGCTGTCAACGCCGATGTCCTTGTCCACGAGTCGACTTATGGCAAGGGAGATGAAAAAATTGCTCGCAATCACGGTCACTCAACCAATATGCAGGCAGCACAAGTAGCAGCAGAAGCAGGTGCCAAGCGCCTCCTGCTCAATCATATCAGTGCTCGTTTCCTCTCAAAAGATATCAGTCAGCTCAAGAAAGATGCAGCAACTGTTTTTGAAAATGTTCATGTGGTCAAAGACTTGGAAGAAGTGGAAATTTAG
- a CDS encoding cystathionine beta-lyase, which translates to MTDIKTLALKYGGYTSLDKLYLAQLLAGKTEQEQLALITPPPSVVNAYFAELYQKKSPEAATDYFAELSHELNLYNAEPSFTFENKPFIRLNLSGKSFGFCYESKGLGRIFSENEEEISDDLLFEIAQIFPHQLVFEESGKIYMKHVGDEEVVSVENLTALTDLENLADGRKRLKGYSQEDLLQEAAAFSGKRYFRSENRTAMLYID; encoded by the coding sequence ATGACTGATATCAAAACTTTGGCCCTCAAGTATGGTGGCTATACAAGCTTAGACAAGCTTTATTTAGCTCAACTTCTAGCTGGTAAAACAGAGCAGGAGCAGCTAGCTCTCATCACACCTCCACCAAGTGTCGTCAATGCCTACTTTGCTGAACTCTACCAGAAAAAGAGTCCTGAAGCTGCGACGGATTATTTTGCAGAACTCAGTCATGAACTGAACCTCTACAATGCTGAGCCAAGTTTCACCTTTGAAAATAAGCCTTTTATTCGTCTTAATTTATCTGGCAAATCCTTTGGCTTTTGCTATGAGAGTAAGGGGCTGGGGCGGATTTTCTCTGAAAATGAAGAGGAAATCTCGGATGACTTGCTTTTTGAGATTGCGCAAATTTTCCCCCATCAACTCGTCTTTGAAGAGTCTGGAAAGATTTATATGAAGCATGTCGGGGACGAGGAAGTTGTTAGTGTAGAAAATCTCACAGCTTTGACAGACTTGGAAAACTTAGCAGATGGTCGCAAACGTCTCAAAGGCTATAGCCAAGAGGATTTACTGCAAGAAGCTGCTGCTTTTTCTGGCAAGCGCTATTTCCGATCGGAAAACCGCACAGCCATGTTATATATTGATTAA